Sequence from the Candidatus Kryptoniota bacterium genome:
CCTTCAGCCCGACAAGAAATTCATCGCTGCCGAAATCCGAAACTTCAAACTCATAGCACCGGACGGGACCGTAGTTAAGCCGAACATCGAAGGGGTAGGATACGTTCTCGACAGGAAAGTCTTTGACTACGAGCTCGCGCGCATGGCCGCCGATCAAGGCGCGGAAGTCGTGACAAAAGCATACGTCGACGGTCTAACCATGAACGACGGAACGGTGAACGGAATTACCGTACAGTACCACGGCGAGCGACTGACGATCAAAGGAAAGATCGTTATCGGCGCGGACGGCGTCGAATCCCGCGTCGGAAGGTGGGCGGGAATCGATACGACGGTCTCGATGCATGACATGGAATCCGCCGCACAGGTTACCGCCGCTAATGTCGATGTCGAGGAAGACACGTGTTACTTCTATTTCGGTGAGAAGTACGCACCCGGCGGGTATCTCTGGGTTTTTCCCAAGGGAAACAAGACCGCGAATATCGGTCTCGGTGTGGCGGCGGATATGAGCAAGAAAAAGCACGCTTTGAAATTCCTCGATGAATTTATGAGGGATAATTTTCCGAACGCTTCAGTTCTCACAACCCTTGCCGGCGGAGTACCGTGCGCCGAGACGCTCGAGAGAATGACAATGCCCGGACTCATGCTCGTGGGAGACGCTGCGCACCAGGTGAACCCGGTTTCGGGCGGAGGAATAATCAGCGGGATGATAGGCGGAAAGATCGCGGGAGAAGTCGCTTCGGAAATAGTGAAGTCGGGAGACATGTACCTTCTCCGACGCTACGAGAAGGAATGGGAGGATTCTCTCG
This genomic interval carries:
- a CDS encoding NAD(P)/FAD-dependent oxidoreductase — its product is MKASYDVIVVGAGPAGSTAAQHAAMGGADVLLLEKDREVGVPVRCGEAVDHEGLVRFLQPDKKFIAAEIRNFKLIAPDGTVVKPNIEGVGYVLDRKVFDYELARMAADQGAEVVTKAYVDGLTMNDGTVNGITVQYHGERLTIKGKIVIGADGVESRVGRWAGIDTTVSMHDMESAAQVTAANVDVEEDTCYFYFGEKYAPGGYLWVFPKGNKTANIGLGVAADMSKKKHALKFLDEFMRDNFPNASVLTTLAGGVPCAETLERMTMPGLMLVGDAAHQVNPVSGGGIISGMIGGKIAGEVASEIVKSGDMYLLRRYEKEWEDSLGARHHRYYQIKKVIYKFKDDDLDSIAHEISKRPDKDQTLGNLFKQAVVKHPSLIIDVMKLFFS